The following nucleotide sequence is from Enterobacteriaceae endosymbiont of Donacia provostii.
ATAAAGTTATACAGGGTCAAAATATAAAATTAGAAAAAATAACAGGAAAAATTGGAGATGAAATTGAATTTCATAATATTTTATTAATTTATAATGAAAATAAATTAAATATAGGAAATCCTTTAGTACAAGGAGGAAAAATTATTGGTAAAATAATTTCTCATGGTAAAAACAAAAAAATTAAAATAATTAAATTTCGTAGAAGAAAACATTATCGTAAAACACAAGGTCATCGTCAATTATTTACTAATGTTAAAATTATTAAAATTATATCTTTAATATAAAAGGAAAAAAATTATATGGCACATAAAAAAGCAGGAGGATCATCAAGAAATGGTAGGGATTCACATTCTAAAAGATTAGGAATAAAATGTTATGGAGGAGAAAAAGTTAAACCTGGTTATATATTAGTACGACAAAGAGGTACTAAATTTCATGCTGGGCAAAATGTAGGATGTGGTAGAGATCATACTTTATTTTCTAAAATAAATGGTATTGTGAAATTTAATCATAAAGGAAAAAGAAAAAAAATGTATATTAATATAGTTAATATTTAATAATCATAAAGAATAAATTTTTTTATTAAAATTATATTTTTTATAAAAAAATATTAAGTTTTTATATAAGTAAATATATTTTTAAACGGGGTCATAATGAAATTTTTTGATTATGCAATTATATATGTTCAAGCTGGTAAAGGAGGAGATGGATGTATTAGTTTTCATCGTGCAAGATTTATTCCTAAGGGAGGTCCTGATGGAGGTAATGGTGGTAATGGGGGGAGTATATATATTACAGCAGATCATAATATTAATGATTTAAGAAATTTTTATTATAAAAATAATTATATAGCAAAAAATGGTTTTCCTGGCAAAAATAAACAACGTACTGGTAAAAATGGTAAAGATTTAATTTTAAAAGTACCATTAGGAACAAAAATTATTGATTTTAAAACAAATGTAATTTTATCATGTTTAGATAAACATAATCAAAAATTTTTAATTGTAAAAGGAGGTAAAAATGGATTAGGTAATATTAATTTTAAATCTTCCATAAATAGAACTCCATATAAAAAAACTAAAGGTATTTTAGGTCAGAAAAAAAAAATTAAATTAGAATTAATTTTAAAAGTTAATATAGGTGTTTTAGGATTACCTAATACTGGTAAGTCAACATTAATTAATGTTCTTTCTTCTTCTAAAAATAAAATTAGTTATTATCCTTTTACAACTAAAAAACCTATTTTAAATATTATTCAAAATAAATTAAATAATTCTAATATTTCTATATTAGATGTACCTGGTATTTTTAAAGATTCCTTTTTGAATAAAGGATTAGGATTAAGTTTTATTAAA
It contains:
- the rplU gene encoding 50S ribosomal protein L21 yields the protein MYAIFDSCGKQYKVIQGQNIKLEKITGKIGDEIEFHNILLIYNENKLNIGNPLVQGGKIIGKIISHGKNKKIKIIKFRRRKHYRKTQGHRQLFTNVKIIKIISLI
- the rpmA gene encoding 50S ribosomal protein L27; protein product: MAHKKAGGSSRNGRDSHSKRLGIKCYGGEKVKPGYILVRQRGTKFHAGQNVGCGRDHTLFSKINGIVKFNHKGKRKKMYINIVNI
- the cgtA gene encoding Obg family GTPase CgtA — protein: MKFFDYAIIYVQAGKGGDGCISFHRARFIPKGGPDGGNGGNGGSIYITADHNINDLRNFYYKNNYIAKNGFPGKNKQRTGKNGKDLILKVPLGTKIIDFKTNVILSCLDKHNQKFLIVKGGKNGLGNINFKSSINRTPYKKTKGILGQKKKIKLELILKVNIGVLGLPNTGKSTLINVLSSSKNKISYYPFTTKKPILNIIQNKLNNSNISILDVPGIFKDSFLNKGLGLSFIKHFKYCNLIFYIIDISLIYKKDDVFNIIDTINNEIIKYDKTLLFKEQWIILNKIDLLKDLKSLTFYIKKKIIQYKYITKFYFVSSKNNINIKKLYMDILYYFYKLKN